One genomic segment of Prochlorococcus marinus str. MIT 0919 includes these proteins:
- the mtnP gene encoding S-methyl-5'-thioadenosine phosphorylase, translating into MISKHFSSDFHEKGSATCHLKNSRLGVLGGSGLYSINNLENIKELDIQTPYGAPSDKLRLGTLGGMEVVFLARHGRNHTFTPTGVPYLANIWALRSLDVRWILSPSAVGSLQEQVRPLDMVVPDQFIDRTHQRPLTFFSEGVVAHVTMADPFCPNLSRLLTEEGIKLMPEGRQLHKGGIYLAMEGPAFSTRAESALYRSWGCKVIGMTNHTEARLAREAEIAYASISMVTDYDCWHERHGDVNVNMVLDNLQANAQVANTIVEATAKIIAETRPKSESHSALKNSLLTNKYKVPKETFKKINLFTKSYWGNFEEAYKEGS; encoded by the coding sequence ATGATCAGCAAACATTTTTCTTCAGATTTTCATGAAAAAGGATCTGCTACCTGCCATTTAAAAAATTCCAGGCTTGGAGTTTTAGGAGGGAGTGGTCTTTATTCAATCAACAATTTGGAAAATATAAAAGAACTTGATATTCAAACTCCTTATGGAGCACCTTCGGACAAATTAAGATTGGGCACTCTTGGAGGGATGGAAGTAGTTTTCCTAGCTCGACATGGAAGAAATCATACATTTACTCCTACAGGCGTCCCTTATCTTGCAAATATCTGGGCTCTACGTTCATTGGATGTCAGATGGATACTCTCACCATCTGCAGTTGGATCGCTCCAAGAACAAGTAAGGCCTCTAGATATGGTAGTACCTGATCAATTTATTGATAGGACTCATCAAAGGCCTTTAACCTTTTTTTCAGAAGGCGTAGTGGCCCATGTCACTATGGCTGATCCTTTCTGCCCAAATCTTTCAAGATTACTTACAGAAGAAGGAATTAAATTGATGCCTGAGGGACGTCAACTTCATAAAGGAGGCATTTATCTTGCAATGGAAGGGCCTGCATTCTCTACTCGTGCCGAATCAGCTCTATATAGGAGCTGGGGCTGCAAGGTTATTGGAATGACTAACCATACAGAAGCAAGGTTGGCAAGAGAAGCAGAAATTGCCTATGCATCAATAAGCATGGTGACCGATTATGACTGCTGGCATGAACGGCACGGGGATGTAAATGTAAATATGGTTCTAGATAACCTTCAAGCAAATGCTCAGGTTGCAAACACAATAGTAGAAGCAACCGCTAAAATAATTGCTGAAACAAGACCTAAAAGTGAGTCTCACTCGGCATTAAAGAATAGTTTGTTGACAAACAAATATAAGGTCCCTAAAGAAACCTTCAAGAAAATCAATTTATTTACTAAAAGCTACTGGGGAAACTTCGAGGAAGCTTACAAAGAAGGGTCCTAA
- the selD gene encoding selenide, water dikinase SelD: MFADHLVLAGGGHTHALILLRWVLKPHLRPKGLITLVNRNSTNIYSGMFPGVISGKYKIDDAAIDLFSLANRAGVSFVLAEIKALDPHRKILLLTNRNPINFSTISLDIGSETISNYKSNLHFTNNSICKIKPFCKAFAWIKKLDEDPVSQEIKPVTIVGSGHAAIEIALALRKRWPLRELQLKAYRRKLKRSYIKDLSAKNIRLIEPQDITEGPVLLCTGSQPHQLLKEAGLELNSVGRVLTKDTFQVLNHPNIFAAGDCAVIVNQERPPSGVWAVRSARPLALNLEKFCRGSRVVSWKPRKFALQLIGSNSIKTLPSAWASWGSILVGPNFLFWKVKELIDRRFIAMFNSSRSMEEHNETASLLCRGCASKIASSTLKEALLEADLDHLAQSPEDASLITTSNKGENIVQTVDGFPALLSDPWLNSRLTTLHACSDVWATGASVFSAQAVITLPQVSSSLQKELLVQCISGIQSALEPQSARLVGGHTFESRSELSDPITLGIEISLCVNGQLPSNQSPLRKDGLEPDDALLISRSLGSGILFAGAMRGQTLIADIDSALDQMSKSQHMILRNDYLKEDLGGTFPGLVHACTDITGFGLLGHLNEMLSSSNHARSAIGKEQLQIYLNAKSIPALQGVNNLLRKGITSTFADSNRSFLSLLHPSKNLNPSIYLDLADIPKESYEHQRIKELIIDPQTCGPLVIACSQEDAHKLIKNTNWIQIGFVNQV; the protein is encoded by the coding sequence ATGTTTGCTGATCATTTGGTCTTAGCTGGTGGTGGTCATACCCATGCACTTATTTTGCTTCGTTGGGTGCTAAAGCCCCATTTAAGGCCCAAGGGTTTAATTACATTGGTTAATAGAAATAGCACGAATATCTATTCAGGTATGTTCCCTGGTGTGATCTCTGGTAAATATAAGATTGATGATGCCGCAATAGATCTTTTTTCTTTAGCAAATAGAGCAGGTGTTTCATTTGTACTAGCTGAAATAAAAGCATTAGATCCTCATCGTAAAATTTTACTTTTAACAAACAGAAATCCCATAAATTTTTCTACTATTAGCCTAGATATTGGCAGTGAAACTATATCTAATTATAAAAGTAATTTGCATTTTACAAATAATAGTATTTGTAAAATAAAGCCATTTTGTAAAGCTTTTGCATGGATAAAAAAGTTAGATGAAGATCCTGTAAGTCAAGAGATTAAACCTGTAACTATTGTTGGCTCTGGCCATGCTGCTATTGAAATAGCATTGGCTTTACGTAAAAGATGGCCGCTAAGGGAATTGCAATTAAAAGCATATAGACGCAAACTAAAAAGATCTTATATTAAGGATTTATCAGCAAAAAATATTCGCTTAATTGAGCCTCAAGATATTACAGAAGGACCTGTATTGCTTTGCACAGGAAGCCAGCCTCATCAATTGCTTAAAGAGGCGGGCTTGGAGCTAAATAGTGTTGGAAGAGTTTTAACAAAGGATACTTTTCAAGTTCTTAATCATCCGAATATTTTTGCAGCCGGTGATTGCGCAGTGATTGTTAATCAAGAGAGACCTCCTTCTGGTGTTTGGGCCGTTAGATCAGCAAGACCTCTTGCTTTGAACTTAGAAAAATTTTGCAGAGGTTCAAGAGTTGTGTCATGGAAGCCTCGGAAATTTGCTTTGCAATTAATAGGGAGTAATTCTATAAAAACCCTTCCATCTGCTTGGGCTTCTTGGGGCTCGATTCTGGTGGGCCCTAATTTTTTGTTTTGGAAAGTTAAGGAGTTAATAGATCGTCGGTTTATTGCAATGTTTAATTCTTCGAGGTCCATGGAGGAACACAATGAAACAGCAAGCTTGCTATGCAGAGGTTGTGCCTCCAAAATTGCTTCTTCAACTTTAAAAGAAGCTTTGCTAGAGGCTGATTTAGATCACTTGGCACAGAGTCCCGAGGACGCATCTCTAATTACTACCTCTAACAAGGGAGAAAATATTGTTCAAACGGTTGATGGTTTCCCAGCATTGCTAAGTGACCCTTGGCTTAATAGCAGATTGACAACATTACATGCTTGTTCTGATGTCTGGGCGACTGGAGCTTCTGTGTTTTCTGCACAGGCTGTTATAACTCTTCCACAGGTGAGTTCTTCTTTGCAGAAAGAACTTCTTGTTCAATGTATTTCAGGGATTCAATCTGCTCTTGAACCCCAATCTGCTCGGCTAGTAGGGGGACATACCTTTGAATCAAGGAGTGAGCTTTCTGATCCAATAACTCTTGGAATAGAAATTTCACTTTGTGTTAATGGTCAATTGCCATCTAATCAATCTCCTCTAAGAAAAGATGGCCTGGAACCTGATGATGCACTCTTAATTAGCAGGAGTTTGGGCAGCGGAATTTTGTTTGCAGGTGCAATGAGAGGACAAACTTTGATTGCAGATATTGATTCGGCATTGGATCAAATGAGTAAAAGTCAACACATGATTTTGCGCAATGATTATCTCAAAGAAGATTTAGGTGGAACTTTCCCTGGTTTGGTACATGCTTGTACTGACATAACGGGATTTGGATTACTAGGTCATCTCAATGAGATGCTTTCTTCTAGTAATCATGCAAGATCAGCTATTGGTAAGGAACAATTGCAAATTTATTTGAATGCAAAATCAATACCTGCTTTGCAAGGTGTCAATAATCTTTTAAGAAAAGGCATTACCAGCACATTCGCAGATTCAAACAGAAGTTTCTTGTCTTTATTACACCCTTCAAAGAACTTAAATCCTTCAATTTATTTGGATTTAGCTGATATTCCTAAAGAGAGTTATGAACATCAACGAATCAAGGAATTAATTATAGATCCGCAAACATGTGGCCCTTTAGTAATAGCTTGCTCTCAAGAGGATGCACACAAGCTTATAAAAAATACTAACTGGATTCAAATTGGCTTTGTTAATCAAGTTTAA
- a CDS encoding CCA tRNA nucleotidyltransferase gives MDKPIIEIISPDFLNKLPGLPKNFLSIIKISAKEASIKRIGIVGGVIRDRIIYCTHKSTLGKYKDIDFVIEGSAEEFAEVLQTNLKSEKVSIAQRNSIYQTIQLIINEVRFDLATARKETYLFPGENPKVAPCNIKEDLRRRDFSMNALCLELLSNHLIDQYQGLNAIRDKKIEFIHAKSVEEDPTRIFRAARYAGRLGFELESKSLEQVISTLNIWPWNWSDKDCPKSAPPALSSRLRMELDILLEDEPWENCIRKLQDWQALVLLDEDLQNDCYWQKRIKCAFKLHLNPLIAFISAAKKPTLLAQRLGLSKHHMDCLAQAMEIKQEVSIIQKENNFSSWKPSKWCSLIENSNWQRDSVVIAICLGVPLWKPLFKWLKKWRLVKSKLTAKELLSKGWEPGPKIGQELKRLRDLELDNR, from the coding sequence ATGGATAAACCGATAATAGAAATCATTAGTCCAGATTTTTTAAATAAGTTGCCAGGATTACCAAAAAATTTTTTATCAATTATAAAAATTTCTGCTAAAGAAGCATCTATAAAACGTATAGGGATAGTCGGAGGTGTGATAAGAGATCGAATTATTTATTGTACTCATAAAAGTACTTTAGGCAAATACAAGGATATTGACTTTGTAATTGAAGGTTCAGCAGAAGAGTTTGCAGAGGTTTTGCAAACTAATCTGAAATCAGAAAAAGTCTCAATTGCTCAAAGAAATTCTATATATCAAACAATTCAATTAATAATTAATGAAGTGAGGTTTGATTTAGCTACTGCAAGGAAAGAAACTTATCTATTTCCTGGCGAGAATCCCAAAGTTGCACCTTGCAATATTAAAGAAGATCTAAGAAGAAGAGATTTTTCAATGAATGCTCTTTGTTTAGAGCTCCTAAGTAATCATTTGATAGATCAATACCAAGGTCTAAATGCCATTAGGGATAAAAAAATTGAATTTATCCATGCTAAAAGTGTTGAAGAAGATCCAACTCGAATATTTAGAGCTGCAAGATATGCTGGTAGGTTAGGTTTTGAATTAGAGTCAAAATCATTAGAGCAGGTTATATCAACATTAAATATCTGGCCTTGGAATTGGTCCGATAAAGATTGTCCAAAAAGTGCACCTCCTGCATTATCATCAAGGCTTCGTATGGAATTAGATATTTTATTAGAGGATGAGCCTTGGGAAAATTGCATAAGGAAATTACAAGATTGGCAGGCCTTAGTTTTATTAGATGAGGACTTGCAAAATGATTGCTATTGGCAAAAACGTATTAAATGTGCATTTAAATTACATTTAAATCCATTAATAGCTTTTATATCTGCTGCTAAAAAACCTACTTTACTAGCTCAAAGATTAGGTTTAAGTAAACACCACATGGATTGCTTAGCACAAGCTATGGAAATCAAACAAGAAGTTTCAATAATTCAAAAAGAAAATAATTTTTCTTCTTGGAAGCCATCCAAATGGTGCAGCCTAATAGAAAACTCTAACTGGCAGAGAGATTCAGTTGTAATAGCCATATGCCTAGGAGTTCCTTTGTGGAAGCCATTATTTAAATGGCTAAAAAAGTGGAGGTTAGTTAAATCAAAATTAACTGCAAAAGAACTTTTGAGTAAAGGGTGGGAACCTGGCCCAAAAATCGGGCAAGAATTAAAACGGCTGAGAGATTTAGAACTAGACAATAGATAA